The genome window AAACCTGGCGACATTCCTGGAAGGCTGCGATCTGGCTGGTTTTAATTCCAATCGTTTTGATATTCCCATGCTCGTGGAAGAATTCCTGCGGGTGGGAGTTGAATTTGATGTGAAAAATCGCAAAACAGTTGACGCTCAGCGGATTTACCACATGATGGAACCGCGTAACCTGGGCGCTGCTTATAAATTCTATTGTGGAAAAGAGCTTGTGAATGCGCATAGCGCGGAAGCAGACACGATTGCCACTTTTGAAGTTTTGCAAGGACAAATTGCTCGTTATGAAGGCGTTAAGGTAGTTGATTCACATGGCGTGGAAACAGAACCGATCAAAAATGACGTGGCTGCGCTTCACGAGCTTACGGCTTCCAAACTGATCGATTTTGCAGGCCGGATGACCTATAACGACAAAGGAGAAGAGGTTTTCAATTTTGGAAAACACAATGGAAAACGCATTGCAGATGTTTTGAAAGCCGAACCTTCGTTTTACGATTGGATCATGAAGGGCGATTTTCCTTTGGATACCAAAAGAAAACTAACCGAAATTAAACTGCGCGCACTGACCCAGCGCTGACATAATCGTTGCGAACGCACTTGAGTAAGTAGTATTTATGTCTATTTTTGCCGGAAATCTATTTTTGACTATTTTAACCGAATATCCAACAAGGTAAACCTGCTATGATCCCAAACCCCAATATTCCAGAGGTCAATATACCGGCGGTTATTCAGAATATTCCCCTTCAACATTATCTAATTCTCAGCACTTTACTTTTTGTAATCGGCATTATCGGCGTACTTACACGTCGCAATGCGATCATCATTTTCATGTCTGTGGAATTGATGCTGAATGCTGCCAACTTGCTCCTTATCGCGTTTTCTTCTTATAGATCTGACCCTTCCGGGCAGGTTTTTGTGTTTTTTATCATGGCCGTCGCCGCTGCGGAAGTAGCTGTGGGACTGGCGATTATCGTAATGATTTACCGGAACACAAGAAATACGGACATTGGATTCCTTAACAAATTGAAGTGGTAAGCATTTGCCAGTAAAGATTAAATATTTAACATGTCTGCATCATTACTCATTCTGATTCCTTTGTTACCGCTGATTGGTTTCCTGATCAACGGAATCGGATTTAAGACTATACCCAAAGGCGCTGTCGGCATTATCGGAACATTGGCTGTTGTGGCGAGTTTCGTGCTGTCGGTGATGACTTTTCAAGCTTTTATAGCGGCTGGCAGTCAGCCGGTTATCGTGCCGCTTTTCGATTGGATCACAGTTGGCAACCTCAACATTCCGTTCTCTTTCCAGGTCGATCAGCTTTCGCTTTTAATGCTGATGATCATTACCGGAGTCGGTTCGCTGATCCACATTTATTCCATCGGCTACATGCATCACGATGAAGGTTTTGGTAAGTTTTTCGCTTATCTGAACCTGTTTTTGTTCTTCATGCTGCTGCTTGTTCTGGGTTCCAATTATGTGATCATGTTCATTGGCTGGGAAGGCGTTGGATTGTGCTCTTACCTGCTGATCGGATTTTGGAATAAAAACACAAATTACAACAATGCTGCCCGCAAGGCATTCATTATGAACCGGGTAGGAGATTTAGGTTTCCTACTGGGGATTTTTACAATCATCTCCACATTCGGTTCGGTTGAATATCTTGAGGTTTTCAGCCAGGCAACGGATTTTGAAATCGGTGATCCCGTGATCATCATGATTACATTGTTCCTGTTTATCGGAGCTATGGGAAAATCGGCTCAAATTCCGTTGTACACGTGGTTACCGGATGCAATGGCGGGTCCTACGCCTGTTTCGGCGCTGATCCACGCGGCTACGATGGTTACGGCCGGGATTTACATGGTGATCCGTTCCAATGTCCTCTATTCACTGGCGCCTTCCACATTGGAAATCGTCGGCATTATCGGTGCGGCGACGGCGTTGTTTGCGGCTTCGATTGGTCTTTTACAAAATGACATTAAGAAAGTCCTGGCCTACTCCACTGTGAGTCAGCTGGGTTATATGTTTATGGGCTTGGGTGCGATGGCTTATTCGGCTTCAATGTTCCACGTTATTACGCACGCATTCTTTAAAGCATTGCTATTCCTTGGAGCAGGAAGCGTGATTCATGCCATGTCCGATGAGCAAGATATCCGTTCGATGGGCGGCTTGCGGAAAAAGCTTCCTATCACGTTCCTCACATTCCTGATTGCAACCATTGCCATCTCCGGAATTCCGCCGTTTGCAGGATTTTTCTCCAAAGATGAGATCCTTGCACACGTTTTCGAGCACAACAAATTGCTTTGGGTAATCGGGGTTTTGGGCTCGTTAATGACCTCATTCTATATGTTCCGCCTATTGTTCCTGACATTCTTCGGAACATTCCGGGGCACGCACGAGCAGGAGCATCATTTGCACGAATCGCCTGCTTCTATGACGATTCCGCTGGTTATTTTGGCGGTTCTGTCTGCGTTAGGCGGATTTATTGGCGTACCGGAAGCATTGCATGGCACACATCATCTGGCTGAATTCATGAGCCCGTTGTATGACGCGTCTCGTCAGGTGAATCCTGAGGCTTTCTTGCCAACGGAGCTTTCGCACTCAGAGGAATATCTGTTAATGGGCGTTTCGGTGGCTGTGGCGTTGGTATCGGCGGTTGTGGCTTATGTTATGTATGTGCAAAAGGCTTCGGTTCCGGCACCGGATTCTCAGCCAAAATCAGCGTTGCAAGGTTTGGTGTACAACAAATATTATGTGGATGAGCTCTACGATAATGTATTTGTGAAGCCTATCAAAACCTTATCCAATATCCTTTACAGTTTTGGAGAGTTCTTTATTGATCTGGTGGTCAATGCTTTCGTAAGACTTACCCAATTCTTTGCAGGGCTTTTGAAGAAAACACAGACCGGTTCCACGGGCGATTATGTGTTTGCCATGGTTCTGGGCATTGTGGTTATCCTGTTTTGGAAGCTTTTACTTTGATCTATAAAATCCGTTCACCATTTGTTGCTGACCGTTGACTTGAAAATATGCTTACTCTTCTGTTAATACTTTTACCCATTGCCGCAGGTGTTCTTACGCTTCTCTCAGGCGAACGCCTCGCGAAGCAAGTTGCTTTGGTGAGCGGTCTGGCTGTGCTTGGCGTTTCCATTGCGACGTGGCTGCAATTTGATCCGGCAGCGGGAACCCAATTCAGCTTTAAATACGCCTGGCTCGCTTCCAGAGGCATTTCCTTCGCCGCAGGCATTGACGGCATCAGCCTTGTTCTGGTTCTGCTGACGACATTTCTGACACCGCTTATCATCCTTTCGGCTTTCAACCATGATTACAGGAAGCCTGCTTCCTTTTATTCGCTGATCTTGTTCATGGAAGCCGCCTTAATCGGTGTTTTCACGGCCACGGATGCGTTTTTGTTCTATCTGTTTTTCGAAGCGGCGCTGATTCCGGTTTACTTCCTGGCAGCGATATGGGGTGGAGAAAATCGTCTGAAAGTAACATTCAAGTTCTTCATTTACACCATTTTCGGAAGCTTGTTAATGCTGGTTGGACTCGTTTATCTGTATTACCAAACACCCGGCACGCATACTTCTGAGATCACCGCATTTTACGCATTGCAACTTGCCAAACCGGTTCAGGGCTTCATCTTCTGGGCGTTCTTTATTGCCTTTGCAATTAAAATGCCTTTGTTCCCATTCCATACATGGCAACCAGACACTTACACAGAATCGCCTACACCAGCAACCATGCTCCTTTCCGGTATTATGCTGAAAATGGGGGTTTATGGTCTGATCCGGTTCCTGCTTCCGATCGTTCCGGGCGGAATGGAAACCTGGGGCACGATGGCGATGGTCCTTTCCGTGATCGGCATCATTTACGGTTCTATCATTGCCATTCAGCAGAGCGATATGAAGCGTTTGATCGCTTATTCGTCTTTTGCGCACGTTGGTTTGATGGCCGCAGGTGTTTTCTCTTATTCGATCAATGGCTTGCAAGGCGCATTGATTCAAATGCTTGCGCACGGAATCAATGTGATCGGGCTGTTTTTCATCATTGATATTATTTACAGCCGCACCAAAACACGTTATCTGGATCAGCTTGGCGGCATCACGCAGAGCACACCGCATTTGAGCGTTTACTTTATGATCCTGCTCCTGGGAAGCGTTGCGCTTCCGTTAACAAATGGTTTTGTAGGCGAATTCCTGTTACTATCCAGCGTTTTCCAATACGATGGCTGGCTGGGCGCAATTGCAGGACTTACCATCATTCTGGGGTCCGTTTATATGCTGCGGATGTTCCAAAAATCAATGTTCGGCCCGCGTTCCAAGTGGGTTGAAGGATTCCAGGATCTTACCATGAGTGAGCGCGCTGTGCTTTTGCCTTTGGTGATCATGGTTTTCTGGATCGGCATTTACCCCAACACATTTCTGAAATTAACAGAGCCAGCTGTAAGTCAACTTTTACAAATGGTTAATAACTAGTCAAAATATGTATCCCATTATATTGTTGTCTGTTCTTGGCGTCGTAACCCTGTTTCTGGGCTTTTCGAAATCAAAGAATGTTTTGCTTCCTGCCGTATTATTTTTCCTTGTCCTGGCTATTGCGAGCAATTTCGTGGAGTGGAACAAAGGACCGCTGCTTTATTTTTATGATATGCTGCGGGTTGATAATCTGACACTTGCATTCAACGGCATCGTGCTGCTATCGGCTTTTATGATCGTGGCGATTTCAGGAGGCTTCCAGGAAAACCCTGATTCCGAGCCAGCAGAATATTTTGGGTTAATGCTTTTCTCGCTGGTTGGTGCGTTGATGATGATCGGTTTTGAGCACATGATCATGCTTTTTATCGGTGTGGAAATCTTGTCTGTCGCGATGTACATTTTGACAGGAAGCAACAAACGCAACCTGCGTTCCAATGAAGCTGCATTGAAATACTTCTTGATGGGCGCTTTCGCAACGGGCTTTATGCTTTTCGGCATGACCTTGATTTACGGGGCAACAGGCTCATTCAAACTCAGCCACATTCACGGTTTTGCTTCGAACATTCAGGCAGATGCACAGCCTTATATCTTATATGCGGGATTGCTTTTGCTGTTAATCGGCATGTTGTTCAAAGTTTCGGCTGCGCCATTCCACTTCTGGACGCCGGATGTTTATGAAGGAGCACCGACGATCTTTACCACATTCATGTCTACAATTGTGAAAACAGCCGGTTTTGCTGCTCTTTTCCGTTTGTTAAACACCTCATTCAGTGAAATATATGGCTTTTGGTGGATCATTATCGCAACCATTGCCGTGCTTACTTTACTCGTGGGGAACATTGGTGCAACGAGTCAGAACAGCTTTAAAAGAATGCTGGCCTATTCCGGGATTTCACATGCGGGTTATATGCTTATCGCTTTAACCGCATTGACCAAGCCTTCCCAAAATGCAATCGTATTTTACTCCCTGGCTTATTCATTGTCAACGATCTGTGCTTTTGGCGTACTAATGTTGGTTTCCAGAGAAAAAACACTCGAAGGACAGCCTAACGAACGCTACGAAGCATTTAATGGTCTGGCTAAACAAAATCCTATGCTGGCATTCGTGCTCGCGGTTTCCATGCTATCATTGGCAGGGATTCCTCTGACAGCTGGTTTTTGGGGTAAATTTTTCATCTTCACCAGCGCGGCAGACAGAGGAATTATCTGGATCACCGTTATTGCCGTGTTGATGTCCGCGGTGGGTATTTATTACTATTTCCGCGTGATCATTTCGTCTTATTTAAAAGAAGGAGATTTGATCAAGATCCGCGTTGCCCCATTTTATCAGGTGATTTTATTGCTTGCCACATTCCTGACTATCCTCTTCGGACTTGCTCCCGGCGTGTTTGAAGGCCTGTTATAAGGTTATTTTGAAGGCAAAAATTCGTTGACTTTCATCCAATGCAGGCAACGACCAAACCACTCGCTGAAAGCAGGCGTTTTGAGATACCCGTGCTCGCCTTTGGAATAAATGTGCATATCGGCTGGAATGCTCACCGCATTAAGCGCCTCATAAAACTGAATGCTGTTGGAAACCGGCACAACCGTGTCATCACCCGCATGCGTCAAAAACGTGGGTGGCGTGCTTTTGGTGACTTGCAGTTCATTGGAAAAATATTTAAGCTTCTCCTTCGTCGGCGTCTTTCCGAGCAGATTGCTGCTCGAACCTTTATGCCCGATAAGGTCCATCAAACTGATCACCGGATATACCAGGATCATAAAATCCGGCCTGAGGCTGGTTTTCATTGGGTTGGCAATAAATGTGCTGTCATAATGTGTCCCTGCGGTCGCGGCTAAATGTCCGCCTGCTGAGAAGCCCATAATGCCAATCTTTGCCTGGTTAATCTTCCATTTTTCCGCCTGTTCCCGGACCGTCTTGATCGCCTGCTGCGCATCCTGTAACGGCCCCAGCGACTTATCGGACATAATTTTGTCGTCCGGCAACCTGTATTTCAGTACCATCGCTGCAATGCCCGCTTTGTTAAGCGCTTTGGCCACCTGGTGTCCCTCTCGCTCCATCACTAGCACGCCGTAACCACCGCCCGGACAAACGATCACTGCTGCTCCGGTTGAGGCTGACGCAGGCGGCAGATAAACCGTTAATGTGGGCCGGGACACTTTCCTAGCGATCTGATCAACATTCGTCTCCTCATCCGGCACTTGAATGGAGTTCGGAATTTTGTCGGGATAAAGCGGCATGACTGTCTGGGCAAACGCCTGAAAAGTGCTGGATGAAATGAGTAAGATACAGAATCCGAGAGTTGTAGAAAATGCTTTTCGGGGCGTCATGTTAATTAATCGTGTTTTAATTTTTTTCTAATCAGGATAAGTCTAAAATGTAACTAAATTTCGGTTACACATTATCTTTCCTGAAACGAAGTATGAAATGGCATTTTTTTACCTGGACCTGAAAGTGGGCAGAATCGCAGGCACATCTGCATTCAACGTAAACCAAATTGCACCATTCTACGTTATGCTTCAAATTTTGACATTATTAATATAATATTTACAAGAAAATAGAATTTGCTTTGTTACTTTATGTCTGTTACCAATAAAAAAATTTAACTAGTTTTGTAGCTTATGGAAATCATGCACTAGTTTCTTTGAAGTGTTATAAAATGAGCCATATCATAATCAATCCACAATAACAGAATGAAATATCCAGTACATGCAGAAGGTAGGTTTCAGTTTATCGACGAGGGAAAAGGCGAAACATTACTGCTTTTGCATGGTCTTTTCGGTGCGTTGAGCAACTGGGACGGCATCATAGATCATTTTTCCAGTCGCTTCCGCGTTATAATTCCTTTGCTTCCTATTTATGAACTGCCTCCGCGAGAAGCCGGATTGGAAGCGCTTTTAGCCTTTTTGGAAGATTTTGTGTCCTTTAAAAACCTGGCGAATGTGACCGTGATCGGAAACTCTCTGGGCGGCCACATTGGACTATTGTATACTTTAAAGAACCAGGAAAACGTTCACAAACTGGTTTTGACGGGAAGTTCGGGCTTATTTGAAAACTCAATGGGCGGCTCTTTCCCGAAGCGTGGCAGTTATGACTACATCAAAGAACGTGTTGCATATACATTCTACGATCCGGAAGTGGCAACCAAGGACCTGGTTGACGAAGTTTTCGAAACCACGTCGAGCATTCCTAAATGCATGAGCATTGTGGGCATAGCAAAATCTGCGCAGCGACATAATCTTGCGAAAGATCTGCATGAAATCAATGTTCCTACGTTATTGGTCTGGGGATTGAATGATACGATCACGCCGCCGCATGTGGGCTATGAATTTAACAGGCTTATTGCGGGTTCGGAGCTGCATTTTATTGATCACTGCTGCCATGCGCCCATGATGGAACGCCCTCATGAATTTAATGTGATACTGGAAAGCTTTCTGGAAAAACATATTTCAGTGCCTGTTGCCTGACATTTTTCTGAGGGAATTTCTTTTGATACGAAAGTTGTTACATATATAGTTTTTTTATAGATTCGAAAAATGACGATCTGAATATGCTTGCTGCTACCCTGATTAATCCCATGATCCCAGTCCTGAAACTGACCGATTCGGTTAGCACGGCATTGGACTGGATGGATGAATTTGGTGTAAAGCAGCTTGTCGTGGCAGATGCCGGCATTTATCAGGGAATTGTGTCCGAGGACATTCTTTATGATGTCACGGATAATTCGGACCCGCTTGCGAAGATCATTATCCAGCACAAGGATATTTTTGCTTCCGAAGACCAGCATCCTTACGAACTTTTACGGCTTGTAAATCAATTCGGCTTGCTGATTATACCGGTTTTGCATGAAGACCGGAGTTTCGCAGGAAGTATTTTAGTAAATGATCTGATCGAACATTTCGTCAATGAGCTGGGTGTTCAGGAAAAAGGAGCTGTTATAGTGCTTAAAATTGCCGAACGCAGCTATTCGCTTTCAGAGATCAGCCGTTTGATCGAATCCAACGGCACAAAGGTCCTGAGCAGCTATTATTCGTCCGGAGAAAGCTACAATCCGCTGAACGAAGCGAAGCTTACATTAAAACTCAACCGGACGCACATTACGCCTATTATCGCTACACTCGAGCGTTTTGGTTATGAAATTGAAGAAGCGCATGCCAATGACCCCATCGAAAGCGTAGATCAGGAGCGATTGGATATGCTTTTGAGATACCTTGCCACCTGATTTCTTCACATTAGTTCAACGGCCGGTATTTTGAATCGGCATATTTGCGCGTATCTTTCGGAAGAAACAAGATGATCTACTTTTTCTTCCATGAAAATAGCAATTCACGGACGCAACTTTAATGAGTCCGCCCGCCCGTTCATTGAAAACATGTTCAATGAGCTGTCTCGCCGGAAAGTTGAAGTCCAGCTCTCCAAACCCTTTCGGAATTTTCTGGATCAGAACGGGATCACGCACTACTCAGAGCTTGTTTACGAAAAACCCGACGAACTTTTTGACGCACGCCTGATCGTGAGTATGGGCGGGGACGGAACATTGCTTGAAACCATTTCACATGTTGGAAAAAGGCAGATCCCGGCCATAGGGATCAATGTGGGCAGGCTTGGTTTTCTGGCCACCGTTCCTCCTGAGCGGATCACAGATATGATCCAGGCGCTGGAAAACAACCAATACAGGATCGACGAAAGGACATTAGTAGAAATAGAATCCAATATCGATTTATTTGATGGCCAGAATTTCGGTTTAAATGATTTCACGATCACAAAAACCGATACTTCGTCCATGATTACGGTTCACACCTATCTCAATGATGAGTTTCTGAACTCCTACTGGGCCGACGGCCTGATCATTTCTACTCCCACCGGCTCAACAGGTTATTCGCTCAGCTGCGGCGGACCGGTTCTTGTTCCGCATTCCCAAAATTTCATTATTACGCCCATCAGCCCGCATAATTTGAATGTCCGACCTTTGGTTTTAGAAGATACTGCGGTCATCAGACTGGAAGTAAAAAGCCGCAGCAACAATTTTCTGGTCTCTCTGGATGCAAGGTCAAGGGTTGTTGATGAAAACACCTTACTAACCGTTAGAAAAGCCGGGTTCATCGCGCGATTAATAAAAATGCACGACGACAGTTTCCTTAATACATTGCGAAGCAAGCTTTCCTGGGGATTGGATATGCGGAATTAACACATTCACCGATGCAACTGATCTATCACACATTTGACCTGCAACTCAGGCATACATTCACCATTGCGCACGATTCACGCGATGTACAGCCAACATTGATTGTAGAACTCCGTGACGGCCATTTGAGCGGCCTGGGAGAAGCAACCAGCAACCCCTACTACGGCATTACGATCCCGAATATGATCGAGTCGCTAGAAACTGCGAAAACGATTATTGAAGGTGGCGCCTATCAAAGTGCCGAAGAGCTTTGGGACCTGGTGCATCCACTTTTGCAAAACAATTCCTTTGCACAATGCGCCCTGGATGAAGCCGCTCATGATCTATTCGCCAAAAAGAAAAATCAAAAGCTTTATGAAAGTTGGGGGTTAAATATTGATAACATCCCGCTCACCAATTTCACGATCGGCATTGATACGGTTGAGAAAATGGTATCCAAAATGAAAGAGCTCCCCTGGCCTGTTTACAAGATAAAATTAGGCACCAACGAAGACCTTCGTATTGTATCTGAATTGCGTAAACACACGAATGCGCTGTTCCGCGTAGATGCAAATTGTGCCTGGACGGCAGAGCAAACCATTGCCTTTGCACCAGGATTGAAGAAGCTTGGCGTTGAATTTATCGAACAACCGCTGGCTGCGAATGACATCGAAGGCATGAAAAAAGTCTTTGCCGAATGTGTGCTTCCTGTGATCGCCGATGAAAGCTGCATTATTGAAAGTGATGTAAAATCCTGCCACGGCTTGTTTTACGGCATCAATGTAAAGCTTACCAAATGCGGCGGACCTACTGCCGCAAAACGCATGATAGCAGAAGCTAAAAGTCTAGGAATGAAAACAATGATCGGCTGTATGACCGAGACAAGCGTTGGGATCTCTTCCATTGCACACTTCCTGCCATTGCTGGATTATGTGGATATGGACGGCTCACTGTTAATCAACAATGATCCGGCATCCGGTGTAACCTTTGACTACGGACGCATTATCTTTCCTAACCGCACAGGCTCCGGCGCAATGCTTAATGCCTGAATTTTGATCCGTAGTTTTCAGTGAAAACTTTTCAAACCAACCATCTTCCCGGCCGCACTGTGTTAACCGGCAATTGCGAGACATATCTTTGGCTCAGCGGAACAGATTATCTGGGAATGGGACACGACGAAGTTTTTCGTAGTTTCCTATATGAAGGTCTGGAACGATATGGAATGCATTTCGGAAGCTCACGGAATAACACACTTCGCTTGTCTGTCTATACTGAGACGGAAGAAAAACTGGCAGATTGGATAGGATCAGAATCTGCATTATTAATTTCATCGGGAATGTGGGCAGGGCAATGTGTGATGAAAATCATTGAGCAGGTGATTTATAAATCGGGCAACTCTCAATCTATTCAATATCATTACGCACCCAAGGTGCATCCCGCATTATGGGGAAATGAGCACAAAGTATATGCTGGTCCCTGGGCGGACTGGGCACAAAACGTTATCCGGGAAGTCAGAGAAAGCCCTGAGGATACTGCTCACATCATTTGTACAGATGCCGTTGGCTCGCCTCTCGTTGAAGCATTTGATTTTTCAATTTTTTCAAGCTTGCCATTGCGGGGCAATGTCTGGATCGTGGTGGACGAGTCGCATACATTAGGCGTATGTGGAGAATCAGCAAATGGCCTTTATAAATCAATTTTGACGCTTGGAAAGGCCAATGTCGTGATGGCTTCCTCGCTCAACAAAGCATTAGGCATTCCTGCTGGCGTTATCGCCTGTGATGCGCGGATAGCCGAAACGATTCGCAGTTCCGCCTGGTTCTCCGGAGCATCCCCAACCGCGCCCGCATATGCCTACGCTTTGAAAAGGCTTTTGGAAATAGAACATTACAAGACCCAAAGTGATCTGCTGATCACAAAGGTTGAACATTTCTCGAATCACTTACAGTCTCCTCACCTGTTTCAAAGCATCCCAGGCTATCCTGTATTCTGCTGCGAAGGCTCCGCTTTGTTTGAGACGTTGTTGGTAAAAGGCATTATGGCATCATGCTTTTCCTATCCGAGCGTCAACGATGCTCCCGTCACCAGGATCGCCGTCACCACGCTCCACCAAAAAGAAGACCTCGACCGATTGGCCGAGGTCTGTAATAACTTTATTTCTTAAATCCCTTTTAGATTTCTCCGTTACCTGATGAACTAGCCAGTGCTTTTTCCTCAGCAAGCTTTTCTCTTTCTACTTTTCCTGCAACCAGAATACTTAATTCATAAAGAAGGAACAATGGAATAGCCACGATAACCTGGCTGTAAATGTCCGGAGACGGCGTGATAACGGCTGCGACAATCAGGATTACGATCATGGCATGCTTGCGATATTCGCGCATAAATGAAGGCGTAAGCACTCCTACTTTTGCAAGCACATAAACAACAATCGGAAGCTGGAAAGCAATTCCGCAAGCCAATGTTAATGTCGCAACGAGTGAAATGTATGAGGATAAGCTGAATTCGTTAATGATCGAAGGATCCAACGTGAAATTAGCTAAGAAATTGATAGCCAGTGGCGTTACAATATAATAACCAAAGAATACACCGGAAAAGAAAAGGAATGTCACATAAAATACGGCTCCTCTCGCCGACTTCCTTTCTGATGGCCGCAACCCTGGTTTGATGAACCGCCAAACCTCCCAGAAAGCATAAGGAAAAGCAAACACCAAACCCGCGATGACTGCGGAAGTCATACTCATCGTGAATTGATCACCTACGCCAATCGCCTGCAATTTGAAGTTTAATGCCTTGATACACAGATCATCGTATTGTACTTTTTCTGCCAGCTTACACATCATCCGGTAAGTCCAGAAATCAGGCTGCGAAGGCGCGATGATCACATAATGGTAGATTTCTTTAATATATATAAAGGCCAGAATAGCAAAAACAAGAATAGATCCACCTGCCCGAATCACATGCCATCTTAATTCTTCAAGATGCCCGATAAACGACATCTCTTTGCCTACTTCTTCTTCTTCGCTTTCTAATTCCTGGTCTAAGGGCATATTCTTATATTATTACTAAAATTCTATTTACGTTGAAAAGCAAAAACAAGATTGTTCTGTATTTGTAAAAGCCGAATTTACTTAAAAAACCCGTCGAAATAATCCGGCGGGTTTTTTTTAAATTGCTTTATGACTGATTAATCCATTACAAAAGGATAGTCATTCTCTACATAAACATCTGTGTAAGCTTCTTTCGCGTCAGGGAATTCTGAATCTTCCGCAAACTGAACAGATTCTGCAACGATATCTTTTACTTTCTTATCAATGTTTTCCAGATCTTCTTCCGTCGCCAGCTGGTTTTCCAGGATCACAGCGCGGATTTGCTCAATGGGATCGCGGTGTTTGTATTCTTCCACTTCCTCTTTTGAACGATATTTCTGAGGATCGGACATGGAGTGACCTCTGTAACGGTAAGTCCTGAATTCCAGGAAAGTAGGTCCTTCTCCGCTTCTCGCGCGCTCAGCTGCACGGCCAACCGCTTCGTGGATCGCCTCAACGCTCATTCCGTCAACGGGTTCGGAAGGAATGTCGTAAGCCTCACCCAATGTGTAAAGCTCTGTAACATTGGAAGACCTTGCCACCGAAGTTCCCATGGCATATCCGTTGTTTTCCACAACGAAAATCACCGGCAACTTCCAGCTCATGGCCATATTCAATGCTTCGTGAAAAGCTCCCTGGCGAATTGCACCATCACCGAAATAGCAAATGCAAAGGTTTCCGGTTTTGTTATATTTCTCAGCAAAGGCGATTCCAGCTCCCAGCGGGATCTGCGCACCTACGATTCCGTGACCTCCTACAAAGCCTTTTTCTTTATCGAAAATGTGCATGGAACCACCTTTTCCTTTGGTTGTCCCTGTCTTTTTTCC of Dyadobacter chenhuakuii contains these proteins:
- a CDS encoding 3'-5' exonuclease; the encoded protein is MHTLRLKKPLAFFDLETTGVNICRDRIVELSVVKALPNGETEIRTRKINPEMPIPLESSLIHGIYDEDVKDAPTFKGIAKNLATFLEGCDLAGFNSNRFDIPMLVEEFLRVGVEFDVKNRKTVDAQRIYHMMEPRNLGAAYKFYCGKELVNAHSAEADTIATFEVLQGQIARYEGVKVVDSHGVETEPIKNDVAALHELTASKLIDFAGRMTYNDKGEEVFNFGKHNGKRIADVLKAEPSFYDWIMKGDFPLDTKRKLTEIKLRALTQR
- the nuoK gene encoding NADH-quinone oxidoreductase subunit NuoK, whose translation is MIPNPNIPEVNIPAVIQNIPLQHYLILSTLLFVIGIIGVLTRRNAIIIFMSVELMLNAANLLLIAFSSYRSDPSGQVFVFFIMAVAAAEVAVGLAIIVMIYRNTRNTDIGFLNKLKW
- the nuoL gene encoding NADH-quinone oxidoreductase subunit L; its protein translation is MSASLLILIPLLPLIGFLINGIGFKTIPKGAVGIIGTLAVVASFVLSVMTFQAFIAAGSQPVIVPLFDWITVGNLNIPFSFQVDQLSLLMLMIITGVGSLIHIYSIGYMHHDEGFGKFFAYLNLFLFFMLLLVLGSNYVIMFIGWEGVGLCSYLLIGFWNKNTNYNNAARKAFIMNRVGDLGFLLGIFTIISTFGSVEYLEVFSQATDFEIGDPVIIMITLFLFIGAMGKSAQIPLYTWLPDAMAGPTPVSALIHAATMVTAGIYMVIRSNVLYSLAPSTLEIVGIIGAATALFAASIGLLQNDIKKVLAYSTVSQLGYMFMGLGAMAYSASMFHVITHAFFKALLFLGAGSVIHAMSDEQDIRSMGGLRKKLPITFLTFLIATIAISGIPPFAGFFSKDEILAHVFEHNKLLWVIGVLGSLMTSFYMFRLLFLTFFGTFRGTHEQEHHLHESPASMTIPLVILAVLSALGGFIGVPEALHGTHHLAEFMSPLYDASRQVNPEAFLPTELSHSEEYLLMGVSVAVALVSAVVAYVMYVQKASVPAPDSQPKSALQGLVYNKYYVDELYDNVFVKPIKTLSNILYSFGEFFIDLVVNAFVRLTQFFAGLLKKTQTGSTGDYVFAMVLGIVVILFWKLLL
- a CDS encoding complex I subunit 4 family protein; this translates as MLTLLLILLPIAAGVLTLLSGERLAKQVALVSGLAVLGVSIATWLQFDPAAGTQFSFKYAWLASRGISFAAGIDGISLVLVLLTTFLTPLIILSAFNHDYRKPASFYSLILFMEAALIGVFTATDAFLFYLFFEAALIPVYFLAAIWGGENRLKVTFKFFIYTIFGSLLMLVGLVYLYYQTPGTHTSEITAFYALQLAKPVQGFIFWAFFIAFAIKMPLFPFHTWQPDTYTESPTPATMLLSGIMLKMGVYGLIRFLLPIVPGGMETWGTMAMVLSVIGIIYGSIIAIQQSDMKRLIAYSSFAHVGLMAAGVFSYSINGLQGALIQMLAHGINVIGLFFIIDIIYSRTKTRYLDQLGGITQSTPHLSVYFMILLLGSVALPLTNGFVGEFLLLSSVFQYDGWLGAIAGLTIILGSVYMLRMFQKSMFGPRSKWVEGFQDLTMSERAVLLPLVIMVFWIGIYPNTFLKLTEPAVSQLLQMVNN
- a CDS encoding NADH-quinone oxidoreductase subunit N — its product is MYPIILLSVLGVVTLFLGFSKSKNVLLPAVLFFLVLAIASNFVEWNKGPLLYFYDMLRVDNLTLAFNGIVLLSAFMIVAISGGFQENPDSEPAEYFGLMLFSLVGALMMIGFEHMIMLFIGVEILSVAMYILTGSNKRNLRSNEAALKYFLMGAFATGFMLFGMTLIYGATGSFKLSHIHGFASNIQADAQPYILYAGLLLLLIGMLFKVSAAPFHFWTPDVYEGAPTIFTTFMSTIVKTAGFAALFRLLNTSFSEIYGFWWIIIATIAVLTLLVGNIGATSQNSFKRMLAYSGISHAGYMLIALTALTKPSQNAIVFYSLAYSLSTICAFGVLMLVSREKTLEGQPNERYEAFNGLAKQNPMLAFVLAVSMLSLAGIPLTAGFWGKFFIFTSAADRGIIWITVIAVLMSAVGIYYYFRVIISSYLKEGDLIKIRVAPFYQVILLLATFLTILFGLAPGVFEGLL